A genomic segment from Hippoglossus stenolepis isolate QCI-W04-F060 chromosome 3, HSTE1.2, whole genome shotgun sequence encodes:
- the LOC118105405 gene encoding PAK4-inhibitor inka2 yields the protein MRTNEMLCLRDSGDCLREHMQYMMRSLQDLKQLRRTCPAARPPLAPIGNQLPELACPSALARACQQRAMQRERRTRLRMSDASTASTYDSACCLASHLEEEEEVEEDDSSSRLGLSLRLGLASPSSHKSLEFDSGYSEASWQEEGVVLRRTRNVRVSSSACLRTNRAPSGRIRPKSTSDACLERWTSFEVSDPEDWTNSLLTRGRNRQPLVLGDNSFADLIQNWMDLPDFPEPADLKPNSRQRLGRGFLVNMRRKLAGISKSVEERVKMRSTDSAHLNRTANAQKRLSCPVVASQPKVPFFHQSHSGINELDTDFYQFAALMKSGSRQPIICKDIFGYI from the coding sequence CTTTGCTTACGGGACTCGGGGGACTGCCTGCGGGAGCACATGCAGTACATGATGAGGTCACTGCAGGACCTCAAACAGCTGAGGAGGACCTGTCCCGCAGCCCGTCCACCGCTTGCTCCCATCGGCAACCAACTCCCGGAGTTAGCGTGCCCCTCAGCGCTGGCACGTGCCTGTCAGCAGCGTGCGATGCAACGCGAGCGGCGCACGCGCCTGCGGATGTCTGACGCCAGCACGGCCAGCACATACGACTCGGCCTGCTGCCTGGCGAGTCacctggaagaagaagaggaggtggaggaggacgacTCGAGCAGCCGGCTGGGTCTGAGCCTCCGACTGGGCCTGGCCTCTCCCAGCAGCCACAAGAGTCTGGAGTTTGATTCGGGCTACTCTGAGGCGTCGTGGCAGGAGGAAGGGGTTGTTCTCAGGAGGACGAGGAACGTGCGGGTTTCTTCTTCAGCCTGCCTTCGCACAAACAGAGCGCCGAGCGGACGTATCCGACCCAAATCCACCTCCGATGCCTGCCTAGAGAGGTGGACGTCGTTTGAGGTCAGTGACCCAGAGGACTGGACAAACTCTTTATTGACCAGGGGACGCAACCGCCAGCCTCTGGTCCTTGGGGACAACAGCTTTGCAGACCTCATACAGAACTGGATGGATTTGCCAGACTTCCCCGAGCCCGCTGACCTGAAGCCGAACTCGAGACAGAGGCTGGGAAGAGGCTTCTTGGTCAACATGAGGAGGAAACTTGCAGGGATTTCTAagagtgtggaggagagagtgaagatGAGATCCACGGACTCGGCTCATCTGAACAGAACTGCAAATGCTCAGAAACGTCTGTCCTGTCCCGTTGTGGCGTCGCAGCCCAAAGTCCCCTTTTTCCACCAGTCCCACTCAGGCATCAATGAGCTGGACACAGACTTTTACCAGTTCGCTGCCCTCATGAAGTCGGGCAGCCGACAGCCCATCATCTGCAAAGACATCTTCGGCTACATCTGA